The Thermoplasmata archaeon genome contains the following window.
TCTTTGTTTTTATAGGGTTAATCGCTATTATTTCAGTTACATACTTTCTTTACGCTCTTTTAATAACATTAGTCTTAGTAGTGATCCGGGTGATCGAGATAAAGGTAGTGGTAAGAAAGAAAGAGTATCATGGGTTCATGATGTCATTGATGCCTAGAGGATTGACAGTAGCAGTACTGGCAAGCATATTGTTATCTCTCGGAGGAACCTATTTTAACGAGATTTTTTATATCTCTTTTATGATCATAATAATAACCAATATAATTTCAAGCGCATCTATAAGTAAGGCTGCAAGCGCAATTGAAAAGAAAGATCTAAAATAAGTAGGAAATGGTATCAAAATTGAATATATTCAAAAAAAACTTTATATTAATAATCATTTCAATAAATTAATGGTAATTGCAGAAGAGCTGGCAAAAAAGCAGAGAGCGATCTCAATAGCACAATTTTTCGAAAAGAACAAGCAGATTTTAGGGTTTGACTCGCTTCAAAAATCGTTGATCATGGCTGTAAAAGAAAGCGTTGATAACGCTCTGGATGCTTGTGAAGAGGCAGAAATATTGCCAGAAATTGAAGTGGTTTTAAAAAACGTGGGTAAAGATGAATATTACCTTTCTGTAGAAGATAATGGACCAGGTATAATAAGAAAAGAAATCCCAAAAATATTTGGCCAGTTTCTGTATGGCTCCAAGTTTTTCTCGATGCAGCAAGCTAGGGGGCAGCAGGGGATCGGTATTTCTGCAGTGGTATTATATTCTCAGATTACATCCGGCAAGCCCATAACAGTTACCTCTAAAACAAAGGAATCTGATGTGGCGTATCAGATAAAAATGTTTATTGACACCAAAGAGAACCGGGCAGCAACAGTGTCTGAAGATGTTGTCATAGTTTCTAAAGAGCATGGGCTAAAAATAGAATTTTATATGAAAGGAAAATACGTAAAAGGAAAACAGTCAATAATTGAATATTTGAAAAACAGTGCAATAGTAAATCCACATGCAAAGATCAAGTTTACAGACCCTGATGGTTCAGTTATAATATTTGATCGTGTAACGAACAAGATTCCAGCTCCGCCAAAAGAGACAAAACCACATCCTCTAGGGTTAGAGATCGGGGACATTTTAGAGCTTGCAAAAAACACAAAACATAAAACACTTACAAGTTTTCTCAGTGGCGAGTTTAGTAAGGTAAGCAACAAAATAGCAGCTGAAATATGTACCATGACAAAATTAGATCCTGGCATGGACCCTTCTGCTTTAAAACTTGTAGATGCTAAAAATATATTGGAATCTTTCAAGCAAACAAAGCTTTTGCCACCCTCTTCAGAATCTCTCTCTCCAATCGGAGAAAACCTGATCAAGAAAGGCTTAAAAAACGTATTGGGCTCATATAAACCAAGTTTTTACGCTATACCTGTTTCCAGAAAACCAGCAATATATCACGGTAACGTGTTTATAGTGGAAGCGGGAATGGTGTATGGCGGAGATCTGCCAAAAGAAGAACAGGTTTCAATAATGCGATTTGCAAATAAGGTGCCTCTGCTATATCAAGCAGGAGCCTGTGCCATCACTAAGGCAGTATCTGACATGGATTGGAGAAAATACGGATTTGAACAAAAAAGTGGTACAGGTATACCGTCAGGGCCTGCAATAGTATTGGTACATGTTGCATCTACCAAAGTTCCATTCACATCTGAATCAAAAGAGGCAATAGCAGAAGTGCCTGAAATTATAGATGAAATAAAGCTTGCATTGAGAGATCTTGCCCGGCAGATTCGTACGTTTTTAACAAAGAAAGAGATCAAGGCAAAGTTATCGGAAAAGTTCTTTCTAGTTCAAAAGATATTGCCACAGATTGCACTTAAAAGTGCCACTATATTAAATAAGCCGGTTCCAAAGCTAGAACCGATAATTACCCAGATAATGAATGTAGTTTGGATTGATGAAGATATTGAAGAGTCAAAGGATATAGTAAAGGTTACTGTTCGAGTATCAAATTTCACGGCTGAAGAAAAAAAATTCAAGCTATATGCAGATTTACCTGAAGGCAAGGTGCTGGAGGGCAGTGTAGATAAGGACTGCAAGATAGATCCTGAAAATGATTCTATAGAGTGGGAAATATCAATAAAGAGCCTAGAGCAGAAAGTTTTAAAGTTTACGCTTAGCAATATTATAGCTGGTACTTACAAAGAAAGCACATATTACGTTGAAGGCATAAATCCTGTATATGTAGTAGGTGCTGAGCCGTTGCCAGGAGACTGGAATATAGAGGACTTAAAGGCGATTATTGCTGACGATAGCGAAATGGAGGAAGATGAAAATGACGAACTATGACGATGCTTTAAAAGCATTGGAGCGATTGGTATCGGATATATATGAAGATATGAATGCCGGTAAGATTCCAAAGATGAGTCTTGAAGCCAGAAACAAATACAACATAAATTTTGATCTTAGATCCGGAGTGTGGGTTCTCGGAGATTCTAAAATAACCAGGTCTGCAAAAAAGTTGGACGGTGCATATACGCTTTTAAGAACAATGTACCTTCTAGAATTCATAAAAGAGATGATCGAGCAAAGCAAGTCTTCAACACTGAGAGAGATGTACTATATCTCTGAAGGCTGGAATCTTGCAAAATTTCATACACAGGATGAGTCTAACAGACTTGCTGAAGATATTGAAATCGTTACTAAATACATGCGGGAAGATTTTAAGCTGAGGCCTGAAGAAGATGGGGCCACGGTAATAGGAAACCTTACATTAGAAGAGATAAACAGGAAGGGAATCCCTCGAAAAATAAACTGCCGTGATGATGTGGGTGATGCAGGATATACAATACCCTACAACGTAGAGTCTGATAAAATAAAGTTTAAGGATGTGGATGCGGATTTTGTAATAGCCATTGAAACGGGTGGTATGTTCGACAGACTTGTAGAAAATAGATTTGATGAAAACTTTAAAGCCATCCTGGTGCATTTAAAAGGACAGCCTGCAAGAAGCACTAGAAGGCTTATTAAAAGAATGAATACTGAACTTAAGTTGCCGATTGTAATATTCACTGATGGAGATCCATGGTCTTTCAGGATCTATGCTTCAGTTGCATACGGTGCAATCAAGACCGCGCATATATCTGAGTATCTGGCTACGCCCAGTGCTGAATTCATAGGTATAACGGCTAATGATATATTGAACTATAAGCTTCCTACAGACAATCTTAATGACAAAGACATAGATGCGCTCAATGCTGAAAAGACAGACCCAAGATTTAACACTGCTTTCTGGAAAGATGAGATTGAACTGATGCTCAAAATCGGCAAAAAAGCAGAACAACAGGCTTTAGCTAAATATGGATTAAACTACGTTACAGATACTTACCTGCCTGAAAAATTAGGGAGCATAGGACTATAAAACACTATTTTTACTTTGCTTTTGTAATATTCACATCTTTAACCAGCACGTATGGCAGTATAGATGGCATTACGGTATCCCACCATTTTACCTGTTCTCTGTCAACGCTAATAGAGTCTATATTGTTCAGAATTTTCAGTATATTGTCGCTGATTCTGATCCCTTTCCATGACTCTACTATTTCGCCATCCTCAACATAAAATATCCCATCTCTCGGAATAGTCGAAAAATCGCCATTTCTGTAATCTTGATACCTCGTGTACCAGGTATTTAGAATGTATAAGCCTCTCTTCATGTTCGCCAGAATATCAGTTTCGCTCTCTTTTCCTTCCTGTATCACCGGTTGCCAAGCTCCGGGAAACACGATGCCTGCATTTCCAGTAGTTTCCGTGCCAAATTTCTTGGCGGTTGAATAACTGTGCAGATGCGTTTTGTAAACTCCATCTTTTATTATGGTGTTTTTTCTTGTAGCTGTACCCTCATCGTCAAATAGTCTGAATCCCACACCCTGCTCAAATGTTGGATCATCATATAATGTAAGTTTTTCTGATGCCACTTTTTTCCCAATTTTGTCCGCAAAAAAGCTCATGCCTGAATCTACCTGAAATGCTGACGCCATGTTCATTGCATCTGTCACCAAAGATCCAAAACAGAGCGGGTGAAACAGTATGTCCAACTTACCCTCTTTACCCTCTACCGGATTTTGCACCATTTCTGCAAAGTCTCCGGCCTCTTGGCCAACATCATACGGGTCAATCTCTCTCAACTGCCTGTGATCTGCGGTCATAAACACACTCGCGCCAGGAGCATTGAACTCGTTGAATGCTCTCACTGAAATTTCAAAATTGACCAGCTCATCATATACGCTATTGTAATTGGTAGCAAGATATATCTTTTCAAAAGTATGATATATTGTTCCGGAAACTCGTTTTGCATTTTTTTCTAGAGCTCCATTAATCGCGTTTTTAGCGTAATATGCAAGATCATCTAGTTCTTTCAGTTTTAGATCCGGAACATGCGCCCTGTAAGTTTGCTTTTTACTGTTTAAACCATAAAAATCATCATTGTCCGGGACCTGATTTACCAGCTTTACAAACGTTGCTAACTGTTCGTCGATCTTATTGAAATCTTTGATGATGGTGCTCAAAGTTTTTTTTCCTTTTGCTAAAAACAAACTAATCTCTGAGTCTATCCAATTTTTGTAAATATCAATTTCATTATTAGAAAATCTGATCTGTTTCTGGTCTCTCTCTTCAATAATGACCGAAACTTCATCAATACCTTGCATTTGTAATTTTTTCACAATATTTTCGGCAAGATCTAACATCAATTTCACCTCAAATAAACATCTCTTAATCTCAGATGGGGCCCACCCATCAAAACATCAACACCCTGCATAGGATCTCCTTTGCCACATGTTCCTGCAAAAAGCTTAAAATCTTTGCTAATGGCATCTATAGCTCCGTAGAATCCAGTGGTAGTTATTTCAAGAACAGGTCTCTTGATTGTCTCTTTAATCTCTCCGTTCTCTATCAAGTACGCTTCGCGACCTATGTATTTTTCATTAAATCTGATATCATCAATGTTCCATTCTGTAAATGAGTTCATGTAGACTCCATACTTAATATCCTCAATAAGCTCTTCAACACTCTGTTCTCCGGGTTCTATATATGTAGTGCTCATTCTCACGATTGGCTCTTGGTCCCACCATGAAGATCTGGCTGCAGCATTGCTATTTGTCCCCAACCTAGCTGCATATTCTCTATTTGTTAAAAATTCATTTATTTTGCCATTTTTGTAAAGGTACCTTTTTCTGGCTTTAACGCCTTCATCATCATATTTATAGTATCCATAACTATGTTCGTATGTTGGGTCATCTACCACATTAACAATGTCTGAACCTACTCTATCTCCAATCATATCAGGCCTGATAAAAGACTCCCCTGCCTGTGCTGCTTCCCTGCCAAATATACGATCTGACTCTGAAGGATGCCCTCCTGATTCATGTGCAACAATTCCAGCAACTTCAGGCCCAGCTACTAGATCTACTTTTCCCTCTGGTATTTTCTTACTTTTCGCCACTTTCTTTAAAACATTAATTTCATCTTTAACACGATCTATAATATTCCATTCTTTCCATGCCTCATATCCCCCAGTTCTCCCGTATTCTATCGAAGACTGTTCAAAGTTTCCGTTTTCCATAACTCCCATCATACAAAAATAGCTAACTGAAGGTAATATGGAACTAATCGCAGTACCCTCTGTATTAATATACTCTGTTTCTACAATCTTGTCTCTTATCGATTGTATCCTCATAGGTACCTTTAAAGAGGTCATCTCTGCCTCTACATCTTTTAGATATTGAAGCTTATCTTCATTCGAAAAATCCTTTATTTTTATGGTTTCTTCCACGCTCCATTTCTCGTTGTATACAGGTTCTTCAGAAAATTTTAAGTCGCCGCGATTTATGGAAGAAGCAAACTTAATCGCTTTATCAGCAAGTCCTGCAAGATAACTTTCATCAAGTTTGTTTGTGGTCACATATCCAATTCCATGATTTAAAACTCGAATGGCAATGCCCTCTTCTTCCGTGTAACCTACTCCGCTAACCACCCCATTTTTCATTACCAAATCAGATATTTTGTACCGCTGTTTTCGTATATCTGCATATTTTACTTTTTTTTCCAGTTTTTTTAAAAGCTCTTCATACATTTGCTCACTCGCCTCTGACTTGCACACGTTTTTCCTCTGTACGCTCTTTCTCTTTTCTTATATTTCTCTCCAATCTATCTAATACATTTTTAAACAATTTGTACATGTTCCAGTCATAGTCAGTGTAAAAAAATGTTTTTTTATCTGTCTGTAATTTTGCACGAACACTGTATTTTACCTCTTCGCCCTCCGGCTTGTGGATCTCTACATGAAATGTCATTAACTGTGGCTTAAACTTGCTGTATTTGTTTATTCGGTTCAAGAACTTTTCGATCATCTCGTATACGATATTATATGGCTCCGGATCTGAGCTTTCAAGACCTGTAATCTGTACAAATACCCCTTTTTCATTTTTTCCATTGTATGCCTGGTCAAGAATGTCTTTCTGCGTTATTATCCCTACCGGGTTGTTTTCTCTGTCAACTATTATGCACATGTCAGTCTTTGATTGTGCTAATACATTTAAAACATCTTTCACAGTTGAATTTTTAGATACTTTCACAGGAGTGCTCATAATATCTTTGATCTTCATTTCTATCTTTTCTTTCTGGCCTTTGTAAGTTCCATACTGAATTCGTTCTTTGTCTCTCCAGATTATCTTTGTGATATCAGGCATGTGAACCATACCAACAAGTTTATTGTTATCGTCAACAACAGGTGCACTTAATTCATCCCATTTATCCATAAAATTCAAGGCGTCAAATATGCTCTGTTCTTTATTTAATACTGCTGGATTTGCTATCATGATGTCTTCAATGCTCAAATCTGAAAATTCGTCAGAATCTTTTAATTGAGATATTATATCTGTGATGGATACTATCCCTAAGAGCTTTTTGTTGTTATTAACTACGGGCAAAGCCCTTAAGCCACTGTTTACCATCATCTCTATTGCTATATCCATATCATCGCTATCTTTTAAAAAACTTGGGTGTATCATCATATTCATGACTCTGGAATACAGAGAAATATTTTTTCTTTTGGCAATGGTCTTGTAATCTAAGTATCCTTTCAATGTGCCTTTTTCATCTATTACTGGCACTTCTCTAACGTCGTAATCTTTCATTTTGTTCAAAAGCGTAGACAAAGTATCTTCAGCAGTAGCAGTAACTGGGCTTTTGCTCATAATATCCTTTATTTTTTTGTTCATTTTTTATCCCACTCCATCAAATTTTTAATCTTTTTCCCTGGCTTAATCAGCTCGTATCTATTATCTTCAACCCTTTCAATGTAATCGGAAAGAGACTCTTCCCCTTTCAACCTCACTCTCTTCAGTTCATATTCACAGTCTGGGCAATAGATACTGATTTCTGATGCTAGTTTTTTACCACAAATAATGCATCTGCTCATTGTTTCACTCACAATGAATGATAGAGAGTGCACTATTAAAATTTTTGGTTTTAATTTAAATAGCATTTTTATGATCAAAATAACATATATATCTTTATAAAATTCTTGGGCCTATAAACTCCCATAAAATCAAAAATAGAATCAATACAGATAATGTTCCTGTTATGATATTGGCAGCTCTGTCAAAATTTTTTATTTTTAAATTCATCCTGTGCAAAAACCCAGAAAATGCATCTCTAAACAGGTATCCGCCATCAAGAGGTATAGCAGGTAACAAATTGGTCATGCCCAGCATTAAATCAAGCCAAAAGATCCAGTAAATTATGTTAACAATGATCCAGAAAAGAGGAGCATAAAAAGGGGTGATATATAAACTAGTAAGAGAGCCAGATAGAGGCGCAAGCCCAAGAAAAGGGAGTGAAATAAACAATAAAAAACCATGAAATAGGTTCTGCACGGTAATTGGGCCGACCGGATTAGACATAATAGCAGGAATCAAACTCACATTCATCATTGCTACCCCCAGATATGAAGAGGATATGCCCAAAAAGCCATGACCTTTATATGAATTGTTATTTGCGGCAGGATCGTTCTGAGAGTAATATGCATATTTATCCATCAATGTAACAGATTTGCTAATCTGTATAATGCCAGTACTTGAATACTGCAATAAAGATATATTAATCATCTCGCCAGACACGCTGCTGTCCAGAAAATTGGCAAGTATTTGAGGATTGTAAATAGTGACATTATTTATATTTTTTATAAGCTCTCCAGATTTTAAGCCTGAATCTGCAGCAGGTGTGCCAGCTAGAACATTGACTATTATTACCCCGGCATAGAGCTCAAAATTGTGGAAATTATTATTATAGAATACAGTTGCATTTACTTTTGATCCTGGACTAACCATTACTGAATTGAACTGCATCGTGGAGTTTATAGAAGTGCCATTAAAATTAGTTATTTCCATTCCTGTGTTTAAATTGTTAAAAGGATCTGAATAAACGGAAGTAATTACTGCACCATGAGATATGGGAGTCACACCGCTGAATAATGATAGAAACAGCAAAGCTGCTATTGTGGCCACAACGATATTTGTTGTTGCGCCGGCAGCATATACTCTCATTCTTTTTAATCTCGGCGCTTTTGAAAGTTCTTCTTCATCAGGTTCTACAAAAGCACCAACAGGAATTATGAAAAATAATATGCCCAACGAATTGATCTTCATTTTTTGAGTTTTAGTAAGTATTCCATGTGAAAACTCGTGAATCACTACTGCTATAATTATGGCTAAAAGTCCGTACCATATAGGAATTAAAGGGTTTATGCCGGGTAAGCCCAGTGCCTCAATGGGTGATGGCGCACTTGATTTTGGAATTAAAGGTACCAGTGTAGCCTCCCAGACCAGTAATGCTAGTGTACTAAACATAATGACAAAACTCAGTATTATTCCAAAATCACCATATCTTTTCCATATTCTATATCTTGATATCTTCTCAATAAATCTTTTTCCTCTTTCAGTTTTAAACAGAAGCGCAGGGCCATACAATGAAAAATTTTTATTATTTTTTAAATAAGAATTTATAACATATAAAAATCCAAACCAGAATATTAAAATAATCAAAAAAATTAAATAATAATTCATTGCATCACTAAAATTATAAAAAAATAAATAAAATTATAAGAACCCTACTTTTGTTAATTCTTTCTTAAGTTTCGCCACTGCTTCTAATATCTCTTCTTCTTTTTTAGCGCCAGTACATACGACTTTTCCTGATCCGAACAGCAATAGCACAACCTTTGGATCCTCTACTCTATAAACCAGTCCTGGAAACTGCTCAGGTTCATATTCTACATTTTCTAGGCCCAGCGACATTGCAATGTCCGTTAAGTTAAGTTCTGCATTTAGGTCATATACTGCCACTATGTTCTGAACAATTATCTCAGGTTCATCATACACATCTATATCTGCACTTTTAAGCTTTTTAACAATGGTCTGAATTGTTAATTTTACGCTATCTAAATCTTTGGCGCCAGTGCAGTTTACTTTGCCACTTCTAAATATTAATACAGCAGTTTTAGGTTCAGTTAATCTATATATTAACCCTGGAAACTGCTCAGGTTCGTATTCTGAACCGTCAAGAGCCAAAGCGATCTTGCTAAGATCCAGTTTCTCTGCAAGGGTAGTTGAAGCTACGATATTTTCAATATTTATCTTACTTTCATTGCCCATAATTTCACCACTTTAAATACTGGATAATTTTAACCTATATATAACCTTTATTTAAAAGATAAAATATCAATTTAGATTATTTACTATAAAAAAACTCCAAGAAATATAGAAAAAAATAGCAGTATTGCAATATACAGATTAATATTAAAAGCCCTTTCTATATTTTCAAGTTTTAAATTAACAAGGTAGTGTTGATAAAATAATAGTATTGCTATTATAATTATAAGAATAATATAATATATAGAGAGAGGATAGGTCAAATAAAATGTTATTAATAATGAAATCGTTAAAATGTGAAAAAACAAGGATATGTATAAAGATCTTTTTTTGCCAAATAAGACTGGAAAAGAATGTAAATGATTTGAACGATCAAAATCTTCGTCCATTAAAGAATAAATAATGTCAAAGCCTGCAACCCAGAGCATTACAGCAAAAAATAAAAACAGGCTTCTAGGATCAAAAGAGTTAGAAACTGCAATCCACCCACCAACCGGAGCTATGCCATTATTCAACCCCATAAACAAATGCGCGTTGCTAGTAAATCTCTTTGAGTACGGATATATGATACCAATCAACACAACAAATGGAGATAGCTTGAAACTCAGTGAATTTAAAAAATAAGTAGACAGTTCAAATAATAAATAGCTGAAAATTATAAAATATATTGTATCCTTGGCTGAAATGATCCCGGTAGCAGTAGGTCTGTCTTTTGTCCTTGGATTTAATCTGTCTATGTTTCTATCTGCTAAATTATTCATTGCCATTCCACCGGTTCTTGCCCCAAACACTGCAATAGCAATCAATAAAAACTGCGCGAGTGTAGGGATATTATGTAACGCTAAAAAAGAGCCGATGTATGCGAAAGGTAATGAAAATAAAGTATGCTCAACCCTTATAAACCTGAAAAATAAAACGATCTTTTTAGTGCTACTTTTAGCAGCACCAGGATCAAAGTTAGAGGCCATAATCTTTCTTCCTTTGCTCAAACCAATTCTCTATCTCTTTTGATTCTTCTATTTTATCGGCCCAGTCTCGGTCGTATCCCTCATTTTTCAGTTTTTTAGTGGCATCTATCCCCATCTTGCCACCAAATCCTTCTCTGTATGAAGCGTGATCCAATACATCTAAAGGTCCTTCTGTGACTATGCTATCTCTTTTTGGATCTGATCTAGTACCTAAAGCCCATAATACTTCCCCGAGATTCTGAACATTTATATCACTATCTACCACGATTATATATTTGGTTAGAGCTAGCATATCCAGGCCCCATAATCCAAACATAACTTTTCTTGCCTGACCCGGAAACCTCTTTTTTATAGAAACCAATAATATATTATGGAAAACTCCCTCAAAAGGTAAGTTTATGTCTATAACTTCTGGTAAAAACAGCTGTATCAGCGGCAAAAACATACGTTCTATTGTTTTTCCAATATATGCATCCTCCATCACGGGCCTGCCAACAACAGTTGTATGATAGATGGGATCTGAGCGCATCATTACGTTTTTTAGATGAAAGACAGGATATTTTTCTGGAGGAGTATAGTATCCTGTATGGTCCCCAAACGGTCCTTCCACTCTAAGCTCATCTTTTTTCACATACCCTTCCAGTACTATCTCGGCATTTGCAGGAACCTCTAAATCTATTGATTCGCAATTTACAAGCTCTAACGGTGACCCTCTTAACAGACCTGAGAATAAATAATCATCAATTTGCTTTGGAACAGGAGCTACTGCTGAATATATTGTAGCTGGATCTGCGCCAATAACTACTGCTACATCGATCTTTCCTGTAGAATCCTCGAAATTTTCTGCACCATGTTTATGTATTTGCCAGTGCATACCTGCAGTCTTGGGATCATAAATCTGCATTCTATAAACTCCCAAATTATATCTATCATCTTTTGATTTTGTTACTACCAAGGGAAAAGTAATGAATCTTTCTGCATCTCCAGGCCAAGTTTTCAGAATTGGGAAAGAGTTAAAATCAAATTTATCTGAAATTACCTCTTTTACAGGCCCATTTTTAACGGATTTGGGCTTTACTGAAAATAGATCTTTCAACTTAGATAGCTGTTTTAATGCTTCATAATATCCTCCAGGCAACTGTTTTGTAAGCTCTAATATCCTATTTGCTGGCTCGGAAAAATCTGTAAGGTTAAGAGCAGTATGCATATGCTCCATCGATGCAAATGCATTTCCAAATACCTTCATTTTGTACCCATGTACATTGTTGAAAATAACCGATTTTTTTAAAGGAAGGTACTCTCTCAAGATCTTGGAAATTTGAAGATCTGCACTTATCTCTGTATTAATTTCTTTAAGCATGTTATGGTTTTTTAAAGTTTCTATATACTCTCTTAAATCTTTAAACATAATACTACTCCTTTCTCCAGATCATATAAATTAAACCGCCCATTAAAATTTTC
Protein-coding sequences here:
- a CDS encoding menaquinone biosynthesis decarboxylase, with amino-acid sequence MFKDLREYIETLKNHNMLKEINTEISADLQISKILREYLPLKKSVIFNNVHGYKMKVFGNAFASMEHMHTALNLTDFSEPANRILELTKQLPGGYYEALKQLSKLKDLFSVKPKSVKNGPVKEVISDKFDFNSFPILKTWPGDAERFITFPLVVTKSKDDRYNLGVYRMQIYDPKTAGMHWQIHKHGAENFEDSTGKIDVAVVIGADPATIYSAVAPVPKQIDDYLFSGLLRGSPLELVNCESIDLEVPANAEIVLEGYVKKDELRVEGPFGDHTGYYTPPEKYPVFHLKNVMMRSDPIYHTTVVGRPVMEDAYIGKTIERMFLPLIQLFLPEVIDINLPFEGVFHNILLVSIKKRFPGQARKVMFGLWGLDMLALTKYIIVVDSDINVQNLGEVLWALGTRSDPKRDSIVTEGPLDVLDHASYREGFGGKMGIDATKKLKNEGYDRDWADKIEESKEIENWFEQRKKDYGL